The window TCTCGGATCCAGCTTGGAAGGGCATGTCATCCCGTATAACCACGGAATCACAATCGATTTTTCATTGATGAATAAAGTGTTGGAGATTAAGGAGGATGACCTGCTTGTCACAGTGCAGCCGGGCGTCACCCGATCCCAGCTGAACCAGGAATTGAAAAAGTACGGGCTGTTCTTCACCGTCGACCCGGGGGCGGACGCCACGCTAGGCGGTATGGCTGCCACGAACGCGAGTGGGACGACATCCGTCAAATACGGCGTCATGCGGGATCAGGTGCGCAATTTGGAAGTTGTCTTGGCGGATGGCTCGGTAATCCAGACAGGGAGCTTGGCTGCCAAATCCTCGTCGGGCTACCACTTGAACGGACTGTTTGTCGGTTCGGAAGGAACACTCGGCTGCTTTACCGAATTGACACTACGCGTCTACGGAATTCCCGAGCATGTCGTCGCGGCAAGAGCGTCCTTCTCTACAATGAAAGACGCCGTCGAAGCGGTCGTCTCCATTTTACAAGCCGGCATCCCAATCGCCCGCGTGGAACTGGTAGATGAAGCGTCGATGAAACAGGCGAATATTCATAGTGAAACCGATTATGAGGAAGTGCCGACGCTCTTCATGGAATTCCACGGGAACGAAGCAGGTTTGAAACAGGACATCGAATTCATGCGAGATATTGTGGAAGACCATAATTGCAGTCGGATCGATTTCGA is drawn from Sporosarcina sp. FSL W7-1349 and contains these coding sequences:
- a CDS encoding FAD-binding oxidoreductase: MTATIEQIVQSLQNVLTVSQVTVNQTVRELHGRDESYHTPSLPDIVVFPETTQDVSEVMKIAQQYEIPVVPFGLGSSLEGHVIPYNHGITIDFSLMNKVLEIKEDDLLVTVQPGVTRSQLNQELKKYGLFFTVDPGADATLGGMAATNASGTTSVKYGVMRDQVRNLEVVLADGSVIQTGSLAAKSSSGYHLNGLFVGSEGTLGCFTELTLRVYGIPEHVVAARASFSTMKDAVEAVVSILQAGIPIARVELVDEASMKQANIHSETDYEEVPTLFMEFHGNEAGLKQDIEFMRDIVEDHNCSRIDFEKDNAARNKLWEARHALAYAYIHGYPGKKMMVTDVCVPISELANAVLFAREQLNEAGLPGGLVGHVGDGNFHALVMIDMENAEEVATADQFNEKIVMYALERGGTCTGEHGVGVGKQKYQAMEHGEAFHVMEKIKTALDPNNLLNPGKIVNMK